In the Anaerostipes caccae L1-92 genome, GTTCCATGAGACCGTTCAGATGCTGGATCAGCGTAGACTTACCCGATCCCGTGTGTCCGATGATGCCGATAAATTCTCCCTCTCCGATCTCTAAATCTATATCGATCAGCGCGGGCTTCTTTATATCCGAATTATCTTCATATATATAACTTACTTTTTCTAAACTAATTGACATAACTCTTCCACCAGTTCTTCCCTTGTCGTTATCGCATCAGAAAGCCTGATACCCTCCTTTTTAAGCTCGTAAGCAAGCTCTGTGGCAAACGGAACTTCAAGCCCGTACCCTTTCAGCTCCTTAACATGGGCAAACACTTCCTTTGGCGTTCCGCTCATTACGACCTTTCCCTGATCCATGACAAACACTTTGTCAGCCAACAGTACCTCTTCCATATCATGTGTGATTAAAATGATCGTGATCTCTTTTTCTTTGTTTAGTTCCCTGGACAGGGACAAAACATCCTGCCTTCCCTTAGGATCCAGCATCGCGGTGGGCTCGTCCAAGATAATACACTCCGGTTCCATAGCCATGATCCCTGCAATGGCTATGCGCTGTTTCTGTCCGCCGGATAAATGGTTGGGGCTTGCACTGCGGTAAGCGGTC is a window encoding:
- a CDS encoding energy-coupling factor transporter ATPase; the encoded protein is MSILQIKDLIHQYITYGEKEEETQTINAVNGVDMSVEKGEFIAILGHNGSGKSSLAKHINGLLQPTSGSVCLKGMDTRDHEKLLKIRQSAGIVFQNPDNQIVGSVVEEDVAFGPENIGVPTKDIWSRVAGALEGVGMTAYRSASPNHLSGGQKQRIAIAGIMAMEPECIILDEPTAMLDPKGRQDVLSLSRELNKEKEITIILITHDMEEVLLADKVFVMDQGKVVMSGTPKEVFAHVKELKGYGLEVPFATELAYELKKEGIRLSDAITTREELVEELCQLV